In uncultured Cohaesibacter sp., a genomic segment contains:
- a CDS encoding phage baseplate protein, protein MVHIEYLHWQHKVSLGAEGAWGEIVVGLDDLHQAVRTIVLTPKRSVPTEPEKFCDAVNYLDRPPAVAIPAIKREIWDAITKWEPRIVLSGIEAEVIDFAHYAVTISWYPVEAVLKEIQRTTVQLQRAA, encoded by the coding sequence ATGGTGCATATCGAATATCTTCACTGGCAACATAAGGTCTCTCTGGGCGCTGAAGGCGCTTGGGGTGAGATTGTTGTTGGCCTTGATGATCTGCACCAGGCAGTGCGGACAATTGTCCTGACGCCGAAGCGCTCGGTGCCAACCGAGCCCGAGAAATTCTGCGACGCGGTGAATTATCTCGACCGACCGCCAGCAGTTGCCATTCCCGCCATCAAACGAGAAATCTGGGACGCCATCACCAAATGGGAACCCCGTATCGTGCTCTCCGGCATTGAAGCGGAGGTGATCGACTTTGCCCATTATGCGGTGACCATCAGCTGGTATCCGGTCGAAGCCGTGCTCAAGGAAATCCAGCGCACCACGGTCCAGTTGCAGAGGGCAGCCTGA
- a CDS encoding baseplate J/gp47 family protein, translated as MSSSMIKAYSAEELIARGAPQCFTVNSSDWKAKLVNWFENDESGPQRTLYPAQYEQILIDLLSYGFSLLGQEGQIASKQRWLLFAEGKHLDVVAANNSTYRLKAAAATCELEVTLDEALAENFFLPEGTIVVGGDFTFVTDEQLKIEAGQLSGTVGATATMEGNAANGLGIGQINAFQAPLAGVSVANLTKTEGGADEEDDASLRMRAAYAHDRISKAGPRESYRQQVLAFSSAIVAVAVVRPEPGHIWIYVLLEDGVPSADYCARVAEWLDPEGKRPQGDDVSVFPAEAVSFSISGTAFVSGNASAAKTSLESDLATAAEIWQRGLGSYLALSALTVVARNSFSNLIDIDLDVSGLDDRQLEPHQFGVVAAIDLAVEVADG; from the coding sequence ATGTCCTCTAGTATGATCAAAGCCTATAGCGCAGAGGAACTGATCGCCCGTGGCGCTCCGCAGTGCTTCACGGTCAATTCCTCGGACTGGAAAGCAAAGCTGGTCAACTGGTTCGAGAATGATGAGAGCGGGCCACAGCGTACGCTCTACCCGGCCCAATATGAGCAGATCCTGATTGATCTTCTTTCTTACGGCTTCTCCCTTCTGGGACAGGAAGGGCAGATCGCATCGAAACAGCGCTGGCTGCTCTTTGCCGAGGGCAAGCATCTCGATGTCGTTGCCGCCAACAATTCCACCTATCGGCTGAAAGCGGCGGCAGCGACTTGCGAGCTGGAAGTCACGCTGGATGAAGCTCTGGCCGAAAACTTCTTTCTGCCGGAAGGCACGATTGTCGTTGGTGGCGATTTTACCTTTGTGACCGATGAGCAACTGAAGATCGAGGCCGGTCAATTGTCCGGTACCGTGGGGGCCACTGCCACGATGGAGGGTAACGCGGCGAACGGTTTGGGCATTGGTCAAATCAATGCCTTTCAGGCTCCTCTGGCCGGTGTTTCTGTTGCCAATTTGACCAAGACGGAGGGCGGGGCTGATGAAGAGGACGACGCCAGCCTGCGTATGCGCGCAGCCTATGCCCATGACCGGATCTCCAAAGCAGGGCCGAGGGAAAGCTACCGCCAACAGGTTCTGGCCTTCAGTTCCGCCATCGTCGCTGTTGCAGTGGTTCGGCCCGAGCCCGGTCATATCTGGATTTATGTTCTGCTTGAGGACGGGGTCCCGTCAGCGGACTATTGCGCCCGCGTTGCCGAATGGCTCGATCCGGAAGGCAAGCGTCCGCAAGGCGATGATGTCTCTGTCTTTCCAGCCGAAGCCGTGAGTTTTAGCATTAGCGGAACTGCCTTTGTCTCTGGCAATGCCTCTGCGGCCAAGACCAGCCTTGAAAGCGATCTGGCTACTGCCGCAGAAATCTGGCAACGCGGTCTAGGCTCCTATCTGGCCCTTTCGGCCTTAACCGTTGTTGCCCGGAACAGTTTCTCCAATCTCATTGATATCGATCTGGACGTGAGCGGTCTGGATGACCGCCAGTTGGAGCCGCATCAGTTCGGCGTTGTCGCCGCTATCGATCTGGCGGTGGAGGTCGCTGATGGCTGA